Part of the Bacillota bacterium genome is shown below.
GGCGCGTCCGCGCCATCGCCCAGGCCGAGGGGCTGGCCGGCTCCGTGGCCAACGCCGCCAAGCCCTGGCCCGGCGGCTTCCGCCGCGCCCTGGCCTGCCTGGGGCTCGAGCCCTCCCAGGTGGCCGTGGTGGGCGACCAGCTCTTCACCGACATCCTGGGCGCGCGGCTGGTCGGCTGCCTGGCGGTCTGGGTCCGGCCGCGCAGCCCGCGGGAGTTCGCGGGCACGCGTCTCCTCCGCCAGGTCGAGCGGGCGTGGCTCGCCTGGCTTCGGCGGCGGGGCCGGCTGCCGGCCCTGCCGCCAGGAATCCGGTCCCAACCCGATTCGCCCTCCGACCCCCGTCGCTAGATTCGAAGCGAGGGGGGTCCGGCGCATGCCGCGGGCGAGGCGGAGCGTCGGCTGGCGGCTGATCGTCCTGGTCTCGCTGGCGATGCTGGTCGTCTGGTCCGTCTACATCTGGTGGGACGCGCGCGAACGCCAGGCGCAGATCCGCGCCGACCTGGCCATGCGCTGCCGCCTGACCGCCGCCCAGTTCCTGGCCGTGCGCGCCTTCATGGCCGAGACCTCGCCCCGCCCCTCCCGCTACCAGGAAGGCGAGTCCTTCCGCCACCTCACCCCGGACGCGGTGCGCGAGGCGATCGACGTCAGCTTCCCCGACCTCCGCGGCGTCCGCATGCAGGAGATCTGGAGCCCCCAGGCGCGCCCCGGGGCCAAGGCGCCCGCGGCCGACGCGGCCGAGGCGCTGGCCGCCTTCCGGCGCGACCCCCACCTCCAGGAAGAGGTCGTGGAGGACCCGGCCAGCGGGCTCTACAGTTACATGGCGCCGATCCGGGTGGACCAGGGCTGCCTGCGCTGCCACCAGGGAGGGTCGGCCGGCACCCCCGCGCCCCCGCCGGGCGGATCCGCGACCTCCGCGGGGACCGCCTCCTCGCGGCCCGAGCACCCCGCCCGGCCGACCTTCCGCCTGGGCGAGCTGGTCGGCCTGATCCGCATCGACGTGCCGCTCGGCCCCTTCCAGCAGCGGCTCGCGCACGCCACCCTGGGCCAGGCGGGCTTCGGCGCGGGGATCCTCTTCCTGACCGTGCTGATCGTCTACTTCGTCATCCGCCGGACCGTGGTCCAGCCGCTGGGCGAGCTGGCCGCCGCCGCCTCGCGCCTCGGCCGCGGCGACCTGAGCGACCCCGGACTCTCGGGCGGGGACTTCGAGATCGGCATCCTCCAGCAGACGCTCAACCGGACGGCGGCGGAGCTGCGCGCCCTCTACACGGGGCTGGAGCAGCGGGTGGAGGAGCGGACGCGGGAGCTGCGCGAGGCCAACGAGCGGCTGGGGCGGGTGAACGCGGAGCTGGAGCGGGCCAACGTCGCCCTCGCCCGCGCCAACGCGGCCAAGAGCGAGTTCCTCGGCCGCATGAG
Proteins encoded:
- a CDS encoding YqeG family HAD IIIA-type phosphatase; the encoded protein is MARPKKASRRPWLVPDLAVERLDQLETGWLRARGVRGLIVDLDNTLTDWNDPEVPPESRAWLARVREAGLRVCLLSNNRSGRVRAIAQAEGLAGSVANAAKPWPGGFRRALACLGLEPSQVAVVGDQLFTDILGARLVGCLAVWVRPRSPREFAGTRLLRQVERAWLAWLRRRGRLPALPPGIRSQPDSPSDPRR
- a CDS encoding ATP-binding protein, which translates into the protein MPRARRSVGWRLIVLVSLAMLVVWSVYIWWDARERQAQIRADLAMRCRLTAAQFLAVRAFMAETSPRPSRYQEGESFRHLTPDAVREAIDVSFPDLRGVRMQEIWSPQARPGAKAPAADAAEALAAFRRDPHLQEEVVEDPASGLYSYMAPIRVDQGCLRCHQGGSAGTPAPPPGGSATSAGTASSRPEHPARPTFRLGELVGLIRIDVPLGPFQQRLAHATLGQAGFGAGILFLTVLIVYFVIRRTVVQPLGELAAAASRLGRGDLSDPGLSGGDFEIGILQQTLNRTAAELRALYTGLEQRVEERTRELREANERLGRVNAELERANVALARANAAKSEFLGRMSHELKTPLAAILAYAELLQEGRRGPVTPAQRDYLSGILEHGRSLLHSIDRLLETTRIESGKVRLELELVQPEELLGRVVTVMEASAARRGLRFETDFAEVPAVMADAQRISRSVESLLENAIHFSPEGGRIRLWLRYVPASDSVLIGVDDQGPGIDPDEQERIFEPFEQGRQAGRRGTGLGLSLARRYALLHGGSLWVASLPGRGSTFVLRLPVRQPRQQEAAAATPPAAPPATPSVTPPATPPPTPPEVTELGQR